The following proteins are encoded in a genomic region of Gossypium hirsutum isolate 1008001.06 chromosome D05, Gossypium_hirsutum_v2.1, whole genome shotgun sequence:
- the LOC107907063 gene encoding brefeldin A-inhibited guanine nucleotide-exchange protein 5 isoform X1, with amino-acid sequence MAAGGFVSRAFQSMLKECSSKKNPDLQKAIQTYLDSPKQRNQHSSSTEPRPGDGSSTGDTQHVSKPTGLSGTITTALANAGYTLEGAEVELVLNPLRLAFETKNLKILEPALDCLHKLIAYDHLEGDPGLDGGKNVPLFTDILNMVCNCVDNSSTDSTILQVLKVLLTAVASTKFRVHGEPLLGIIRVCYNITLHSKSPITQATSKAMLTQMISILFRRMETDVVPTSSGSADHTEAASSSDHNDNGTTLGDVLNWVKDTTFASIEELQKLAGGADLKGLEAALDNVVHVENGKKITRGIDLENMSLGKRDALLVFRTLCKMSKKEDTDDTKTQILSLELLQGLLEGVSHSFTKNFHLIDSVKAYLLSALLQASVSQSAVIFQYATGIFSVLLLRYRESLKGEIGVFIPLIILRSLDGSDFPVNQKMSVLRMLEKICKDPQMLVDVYVNYDCDHEAPNLFQRMVTALSKIAQVPQNADSNPVAANQTTSIKSSSLQCLVNILKSLIDWEKSKRQPERNRRGDRAPEEDLARESVETKGHESTMAAAISEFNRQPVKGIENLISNKLVENTPASVAQFLRNTLNLDKAMIGDYLGQQEEFPLAVMHAYVDSVTFSGMKFDTAIREFLKGFYLPGEAHKIDRIMEKFAERYCADNPGLFMNADIAYVLAYAVIMLNTDAHDPMVWPKMSKSDFIRMNNTYNPEEHAPIKLLEEIYDSIVKEEIKMRDEAAGTGKDSKQKPEGEERGHLVSILKLSLPKTKSSSDAKPQSEAIIKQTQAIIQNRAKRGIFYTAQEIELVRLMVEAVGWSLLATFSVTMEQSEDKPMVILSMEGFSAGIYLTYALGMDTMRFAFVTSLIRFTFLHSPKEMRIKNVEALRTLFDLCNVEPDCLQDTWNAVLECVSRLEHITTTPAVAATVMHGLNQISKEAVLQALKEQAGKPAEQVFVNSEKLPSNSIVEFFTALCGVSAEELKQSPARIFSLQRAVEISYYNIARIRMVWARIWTVLANHFISAGSHADEKVAVYAIDSLRQLGMKYLEHAELTSFTFQNDILKPFVVLMRNSRSETIRSLIVDCIVQLIKSKVAGIKSGWQSVFMIFTAAADDDLESIIEKAFENVEQILLERFDQIVGDCFMDCINCLIRFANNKTSHHISLKAVALLRICENRLAEGRIPGGALKPTNVDAEYYWFPMLAGLSDLTSDLRPEVRSCALEVLFDLVNERGRKFSTPFWESIFHRVLFPIFDHVRHAGEESLFSAGDEWLRESSIHSLQLLCNLFNTFYKEVCFMLPPLLSLLLDCAKKTDQMVVSISLSALVHLIEVGGNQFSESDWDLLLKSIRDASYTTQLLELLNELGLENPMNPSIALGDLKVYTSGEVRQFDSTDNGKISPLASLSSGNNSSTRDTNASLSQDHHQESGLQSEGVPSPSDKAQKSAEAASLQRSQTIGQRIMGNMMDNIFLRSRSAKAKSGTSDIPAPSSPPKLPEAVEPEAKDEEESPLMTTVRGKCITQLILLGAIDGIQKRYWENLKEPQKIAIMDILLSLVEFAASYNSYSNLRTRMQHIPAERPPLNLLRQELAGTCIYLDVLHKTTSGFNDNNGQLLEPKSSHDTDVSSDNNGSELAEHSYEETKLEGIAEEKLVSFCAQVLRDTSDLQSTIGETSSVDIHRVLDLRSPVIVKVLKGMCFMNNKIFRNHLGVFYPLLTKLICCDQMDIRGALGDLFRVQLKALLP; translated from the exons ATGGCGGCAGGTGGATTTGTGAGTCGAGCATTCCAGTCGATGCTCAAGGAATGTTCCTCCAAAAAGAATCCTGATCTTCAAAAGGCTATTCAAACTTATTTAG ATAGTCCAAAACAAAGGAATCAGCATTCTTCATCCACCGAGCCTAGACCTGGAGATGGAAG CTCCACTGGGGATACACAGCATGTTAGTAAGCCAACCGGTCTTAGTGGAACCATCACAACTGCCTTGGCAAATGCAGGATACACCTTGGAAGGGGCTGAGGTGGAGCTTGTTCTAAATCCTCTTCGACTTGCATTCGAGACTAAGAACTTAAAAATCCTTGAACCAGCTTTGGATTGTCTTCAT AAACTAATTGCCTATGATCATCTGGAGGGAGATCCTGGTTTAGATGGTGGTAAAAATGTTCCTCTGTTTACAGACATTCTGAATATGGTTTGCAATTGTGTTGATAATTCTTCTACTGACAG TACAATCCTGCAAGTTCTGAAGGTACTTCTTACTGCTGTAGCATCGACAAAGTTCAGAG TCCATGGGGAACCTTTGCTTGGAATTATCAGAGTCTGCTACAATATTACTCTTCACAG CAAGAGCCCTATAACCCAAGCAACATCAAAGGCAATGTTGACACAGATGATTAGCATCTTATTTAGGAGAATGGAGACTGATGTA GTCCCTACTTCATCCGGTTCTGCAGATCATACTGAAGCTGCTTCCTCAAGCGACCACAATGACAATGGAACGACTTTAGGCGATGTACTAAACTGGGTCAAGGATACAACATTTGCATCTATTGAGGAACTTCAAAAACTAGCTGGAGGTGCTGACCTCAAG GGTCTAGAGGCTGCTCTTGACAATGTTGTGCATGTTGAGAATGGTAAAAAGATCACGAG AGGGATTGACCTTGAGAACATGAGTCTTGGTAAACGTGATGCATTGCTAGTGTTCCGCACCCTTTGCAAG ATGAGCAAGAAGGAAGATACTGATGACACCAAGACACAGATTCTGTCTCTTGAGCTTCTTCag GGTTTGTTGGAAGGGGTTAGCCATTCATTTACAAAGAACTTCCATTTAATTGATTCAGTGAAAGCATATCTTCTATCTGCTTTGCTGCAGGCTTCAGTTTCACAATCCGCTGTCATATTTCAG TATGCTACTGGGATATTTTCTGTGCTTTTGTTGCGATATCGAGAGAGTCTTAAA GGTGAAATTGGTGTCTTTATTCCCTTGATTATTTTGCGGTCATTGGATGGTTCAGACTTCCCCGTTAACCAAAAAATGAGTGTTCTCAG aatgcTTGAGAAAATTTGCAAAGATCCCCAGATGCTTGTTGATGTTTATGTGAATTATGATTGTGATCATGAGGCACCTAACTTATTTCAACGCATG GTGACAGCTCTGTCTAAAATAGCTCAAGTGCCTCAAAATGCTGACTCAAACCCTGTTGCTGCCAACCAGACAACATCTATTAAGAGTTCCTCACTCCAG TGCCTTGTCAACATACTAAAATCACTGATTGATTGGGAGAAATCTAAAAGACAACCAGAAAGGAATAGAAGAGGTGACCGGGCTCCTGAAGAAGATTTGGCACGAGAATCTGTTGAGACAAAAGGTCATGAATCTACCATGGCTGCCGCCATCTCCGAG TTTAACAGGCAACCAGTGAAGGGTATTGAGAATCTGATATCAAATAAATTGGTGGAAAATACTCCTGCCTCAGTTGCCCAATTTCTGAGAAATACTCTCAATCTGGACAAG GCAATGATTGGTGATTATCTGGGTCAACAGGAGGAGTTTCCCCTTGCTGTCATGCATGCTTATGTAGATTCAGTAACATTTTCAGGAATGAAGTTTGATACTGCAATACGTGAATTTCTCAAAGGATTTTATCTTCCTGGGGAGGCTCATAAGATAGATCGAATCATGGAAAAGTTCGCTGAAAG GTATTGTGCTGATAATCCAGGTCTTTTCATGAATGCAGATATTGCATATGTTCTTGCATATGCAGTTATAATGCTGAATACTGATGCTCATGACCCAATGGTCTGGCCTAAAATGTCAAAGTCAGATTTTATACGTATGAATAACACATATAACCCTGAAGAGCATGCCCCTATCAAACTTCTGGAGGAGATATATGATTCTATTGTTAAAGAGGAGATAAAAATGAGAGATGAAGCTGCTGGCACTGGGAAAGATAGCAAGCAAAAGCCAGAGGGTGAAGAAAGAGGCCACCTTGTTAGTATCCTTAAACTGTCTCTCCCTAAAACAAAGTCTTCAAGTGATGCTAAGCCCCAAAGTGAAGCAATAATTAAGCAGACACAGGCTATTATCCAGAACCGAGCAAAAAGAGGAATTTTTTATACTGCACAAGAGATTGAACTTGTAAGACTGATGGTTGAAGCTGTAGGATGGTCATTGTTGGCCACCTTCTCTGTTACAATGGAGCAAAGTGAAGACAAGCCAATGGTTATTCTTTCTATGGAAGGATTTAGTGCTGGGATATATCTCACTTATGCCCTTGGAATGGATACTATGCGCTTTGCCTTTGTAACATCTCTGATCAG GTTTACTTTCTTGCATTCCCCAAAGGAAATGCGTATTAAAAATGTGGAAGCATTGCGGACTCTATTTGATTTATGTAACGTAGAGCCAGACTGTCTTCAAGACACATGGAATGCTGTTCTTGAGTGTGTTTCTCGGCTTGAACATATTACGACAACTCCTGCTGTTGCTGCAACTGTCATGCATGGATTAAATCAGATCTCCAAGGAAGCTGTTTTGCAGGCACTGAAAGAACAGGCTGGGAAACCAGCTGAACAGGTTTTTGTGAATAGTGAAAAGTTGCCTAGCAATTCTATTGTGGAGTTCTTCACTGCTCTATGTGGTGTATCTGCAGAAGAACTAAAACAAAGTCCAGCTCGCATTTTCAGCTTGCAAAGGGCTGTTGAGATCAGTTACTACAATATTGCTCGTATACGTATG GTCTGGGCTAGAATATGGACTGTACTCGCAAATCATTTTATCTCTGCTGGCAGCCATGCTGATGAGAAGGTTGCTGTGTATGCAATAGATTCTTTGAGGCAGCTTGGTATGAAGTATTTGGAGCACGCTGAATTGACCAGTTTTACTTTCCAAAATGATATCCTTAAACCTTTTGTTGTTCTCATGCGGAATAGTCGAAGTGAAACCATAAGAAGCCTTATTGTGGACTGCATTGTTCAA CTGATTAAATCAAAGGTTGCAGGCATAAAGTCTGGATGGCAAAGTGTTTTTATGATTTTCACAGCTGCTGCGGATGATGATTTGGAATCAATTATTGAAAAGGCATTTGAGAATGTGGAACAGA TTTTACTGGAACGATTTGATCAAATTGTTGGAGATTGTTTTATGGACTGCATCAACTGTCTTATTAGGTTTGCCAACAATAAAACTTCCCACCACATTAGTTTGAAGGCTGTTGCCCTTCTCCGTATATGTGAAAATCGTCTTGCAGAG GGACGTATACCTGGTGGAGCTCTGAAACCGACTAATGTTGATGCTGAGTATTATTGGTTCCCAATGCTGGCTGGTTTATCGGATCTAACATCAGATTTGAGACCAGAGGTTAGGAGTTGTGCGCTTGAAGTTTTGTTTGATTTGGTGAATGAAAGAGGTAGGAAGTTCTCAACTCCATTTTGGGAAAGCATTTTCCATCGTGTCTTGTTTCCCATATTTGATCATGTGAGACATGCTGGGGAGGAAAGCTTATTTTCTGCCGGAGATGAGTGGCTTCGTGAAAGTAGCATTCACTCACTTCAGTTGCTGTGCAACCTTTTCAACACTTTTTACAAG GAGGTGTGCTTTATGCTGCCACCACTCTTGAGTTTGCTGTTGGACTGTGCTAAAAAGACAGACCAAATGGTGGTTTCAATTTCTCTTAGTGCGTTGGTGCATCTCATAGAGGTTGGTGGAAACCAGTTCAGTGAGAGTGACTGGGATTTGTTGTTGAAGAGCATAAG AGATGCATCATACACAACACAACTGCTTGAGCTACTCAATGAGTTGGGTCTAGAGAATCCCATGAACCCTTCAATTGCACTAGGGGATTTAAAGGTTTATACAAGTGGTGAAGTCCGGCAGTTTGATTCTACTGATAACGGGAAGATTTCACCACTTGCATCACTGAGTTCAGGTAATAATAGCAGCACAAGGGATACTAATGCATCACTTTCACAAGATCACCATCAAGAATCTGGGTTACAATCTGAAG GTGTTCCCTCACCATCAGATAAAGCTCAGAAGTCTGCTGAAGCTGCAAGCCTCCAACGAAGCCAGACAATAGGTCAAAGAATTATGGGGAATATGATGGATAACATATTTCTTAGAAGTCGTTCCGCAAAAGCAAAGAGTGGCACATCAGATATTCCGGCTCCTTCTTCACCACCAAAG CTTCCTGAGGCtgttgaacctgaagccaaagatGAAGAGGAAAGTCCACTGATGACTACTGTTAGGGGCAAGTGCATCACTCAGTTAATACTTCTTGGTGCTATTGATGGCATTCAG AAAAGGTATTGGGAGAATTTGAAAGAACCTCAGAAAATTGCCATAATGGACATTTTGTTATCCTTGGTAGAATTTGCTGCATCATATAATTCATACTCTAACCTCAGAACACGTATGCAACACATTCCTGCAGAAAG GCCCCCTCTAAATCTTCTTCGCCAGGAACTGGCAGGAACTTGCATTTATCTGGATGTCTTGCACAAAACAACTTCAGGATTTAATGACAATAATGGGCAACTTCTAGAACCTAAAAGTTCTCACGATACTGATGTATCTTCAGACAACAATGGTTCGGAATTGGCTGAACATTCTTATGAAGAAACAAAATTGGAAGGAATAGCAGAAGAGAAGCTGGTCTCTTTCTGTGCACAGGTACTCAGGGACACATCTGACCTCCAATCTACAATAGGGGAAACAAGTTCCGTGGATATTCATCGAGTTCTGGATTTGCGGTCTCCAGTTATCGTTAAG GTACTTAAAGGCATGTGTTTCATGAACAATAAGATTTTCAGGAATCACCTCGGGGTGTTCTATCCATTGCTTACAAAACTTATTTGCTGTGACCAG ATGGATATTCGTGGAGCACTAGGTGATCTTTTTAGGGTGCAGTTGAAAGCTCTCCTACCGTAA
- the LOC107907063 gene encoding brefeldin A-inhibited guanine nucleotide-exchange protein 5 isoform X2, translating to MVCNCVDNSSTDSTILQVLKVLLTAVASTKFRVHGEPLLGIIRVCYNITLHSKSPITQATSKAMLTQMISILFRRMETDVVPTSSGSADHTEAASSSDHNDNGTTLGDVLNWVKDTTFASIEELQKLAGGADLKGLEAALDNVVHVENGKKITRGIDLENMSLGKRDALLVFRTLCKMSKKEDTDDTKTQILSLELLQGLLEGVSHSFTKNFHLIDSVKAYLLSALLQASVSQSAVIFQYATGIFSVLLLRYRESLKGEIGVFIPLIILRSLDGSDFPVNQKMSVLRMLEKICKDPQMLVDVYVNYDCDHEAPNLFQRMVTALSKIAQVPQNADSNPVAANQTTSIKSSSLQCLVNILKSLIDWEKSKRQPERNRRGDRAPEEDLARESVETKGHESTMAAAISEFNRQPVKGIENLISNKLVENTPASVAQFLRNTLNLDKAMIGDYLGQQEEFPLAVMHAYVDSVTFSGMKFDTAIREFLKGFYLPGEAHKIDRIMEKFAERYCADNPGLFMNADIAYVLAYAVIMLNTDAHDPMVWPKMSKSDFIRMNNTYNPEEHAPIKLLEEIYDSIVKEEIKMRDEAAGTGKDSKQKPEGEERGHLVSILKLSLPKTKSSSDAKPQSEAIIKQTQAIIQNRAKRGIFYTAQEIELVRLMVEAVGWSLLATFSVTMEQSEDKPMVILSMEGFSAGIYLTYALGMDTMRFAFVTSLIRFTFLHSPKEMRIKNVEALRTLFDLCNVEPDCLQDTWNAVLECVSRLEHITTTPAVAATVMHGLNQISKEAVLQALKEQAGKPAEQVFVNSEKLPSNSIVEFFTALCGVSAEELKQSPARIFSLQRAVEISYYNIARIRMVWARIWTVLANHFISAGSHADEKVAVYAIDSLRQLGMKYLEHAELTSFTFQNDILKPFVVLMRNSRSETIRSLIVDCIVQLIKSKVAGIKSGWQSVFMIFTAAADDDLESIIEKAFENVEQILLERFDQIVGDCFMDCINCLIRFANNKTSHHISLKAVALLRICENRLAEGRIPGGALKPTNVDAEYYWFPMLAGLSDLTSDLRPEVRSCALEVLFDLVNERGRKFSTPFWESIFHRVLFPIFDHVRHAGEESLFSAGDEWLRESSIHSLQLLCNLFNTFYKEVCFMLPPLLSLLLDCAKKTDQMVVSISLSALVHLIEVGGNQFSESDWDLLLKSIRDASYTTQLLELLNELGLENPMNPSIALGDLKVYTSGEVRQFDSTDNGKISPLASLSSGNNSSTRDTNASLSQDHHQESGLQSEGVPSPSDKAQKSAEAASLQRSQTIGQRIMGNMMDNIFLRSRSAKAKSGTSDIPAPSSPPKLPEAVEPEAKDEEESPLMTTVRGKCITQLILLGAIDGIQKRYWENLKEPQKIAIMDILLSLVEFAASYNSYSNLRTRMQHIPAERPPLNLLRQELAGTCIYLDVLHKTTSGFNDNNGQLLEPKSSHDTDVSSDNNGSELAEHSYEETKLEGIAEEKLVSFCAQVLRDTSDLQSTIGETSSVDIHRVLDLRSPVIVKVLKGMCFMNNKIFRNHLGVFYPLLTKLICCDQMDIRGALGDLFRVQLKALLP from the exons ATGGTTTGCAATTGTGTTGATAATTCTTCTACTGACAG TACAATCCTGCAAGTTCTGAAGGTACTTCTTACTGCTGTAGCATCGACAAAGTTCAGAG TCCATGGGGAACCTTTGCTTGGAATTATCAGAGTCTGCTACAATATTACTCTTCACAG CAAGAGCCCTATAACCCAAGCAACATCAAAGGCAATGTTGACACAGATGATTAGCATCTTATTTAGGAGAATGGAGACTGATGTA GTCCCTACTTCATCCGGTTCTGCAGATCATACTGAAGCTGCTTCCTCAAGCGACCACAATGACAATGGAACGACTTTAGGCGATGTACTAAACTGGGTCAAGGATACAACATTTGCATCTATTGAGGAACTTCAAAAACTAGCTGGAGGTGCTGACCTCAAG GGTCTAGAGGCTGCTCTTGACAATGTTGTGCATGTTGAGAATGGTAAAAAGATCACGAG AGGGATTGACCTTGAGAACATGAGTCTTGGTAAACGTGATGCATTGCTAGTGTTCCGCACCCTTTGCAAG ATGAGCAAGAAGGAAGATACTGATGACACCAAGACACAGATTCTGTCTCTTGAGCTTCTTCag GGTTTGTTGGAAGGGGTTAGCCATTCATTTACAAAGAACTTCCATTTAATTGATTCAGTGAAAGCATATCTTCTATCTGCTTTGCTGCAGGCTTCAGTTTCACAATCCGCTGTCATATTTCAG TATGCTACTGGGATATTTTCTGTGCTTTTGTTGCGATATCGAGAGAGTCTTAAA GGTGAAATTGGTGTCTTTATTCCCTTGATTATTTTGCGGTCATTGGATGGTTCAGACTTCCCCGTTAACCAAAAAATGAGTGTTCTCAG aatgcTTGAGAAAATTTGCAAAGATCCCCAGATGCTTGTTGATGTTTATGTGAATTATGATTGTGATCATGAGGCACCTAACTTATTTCAACGCATG GTGACAGCTCTGTCTAAAATAGCTCAAGTGCCTCAAAATGCTGACTCAAACCCTGTTGCTGCCAACCAGACAACATCTATTAAGAGTTCCTCACTCCAG TGCCTTGTCAACATACTAAAATCACTGATTGATTGGGAGAAATCTAAAAGACAACCAGAAAGGAATAGAAGAGGTGACCGGGCTCCTGAAGAAGATTTGGCACGAGAATCTGTTGAGACAAAAGGTCATGAATCTACCATGGCTGCCGCCATCTCCGAG TTTAACAGGCAACCAGTGAAGGGTATTGAGAATCTGATATCAAATAAATTGGTGGAAAATACTCCTGCCTCAGTTGCCCAATTTCTGAGAAATACTCTCAATCTGGACAAG GCAATGATTGGTGATTATCTGGGTCAACAGGAGGAGTTTCCCCTTGCTGTCATGCATGCTTATGTAGATTCAGTAACATTTTCAGGAATGAAGTTTGATACTGCAATACGTGAATTTCTCAAAGGATTTTATCTTCCTGGGGAGGCTCATAAGATAGATCGAATCATGGAAAAGTTCGCTGAAAG GTATTGTGCTGATAATCCAGGTCTTTTCATGAATGCAGATATTGCATATGTTCTTGCATATGCAGTTATAATGCTGAATACTGATGCTCATGACCCAATGGTCTGGCCTAAAATGTCAAAGTCAGATTTTATACGTATGAATAACACATATAACCCTGAAGAGCATGCCCCTATCAAACTTCTGGAGGAGATATATGATTCTATTGTTAAAGAGGAGATAAAAATGAGAGATGAAGCTGCTGGCACTGGGAAAGATAGCAAGCAAAAGCCAGAGGGTGAAGAAAGAGGCCACCTTGTTAGTATCCTTAAACTGTCTCTCCCTAAAACAAAGTCTTCAAGTGATGCTAAGCCCCAAAGTGAAGCAATAATTAAGCAGACACAGGCTATTATCCAGAACCGAGCAAAAAGAGGAATTTTTTATACTGCACAAGAGATTGAACTTGTAAGACTGATGGTTGAAGCTGTAGGATGGTCATTGTTGGCCACCTTCTCTGTTACAATGGAGCAAAGTGAAGACAAGCCAATGGTTATTCTTTCTATGGAAGGATTTAGTGCTGGGATATATCTCACTTATGCCCTTGGAATGGATACTATGCGCTTTGCCTTTGTAACATCTCTGATCAG GTTTACTTTCTTGCATTCCCCAAAGGAAATGCGTATTAAAAATGTGGAAGCATTGCGGACTCTATTTGATTTATGTAACGTAGAGCCAGACTGTCTTCAAGACACATGGAATGCTGTTCTTGAGTGTGTTTCTCGGCTTGAACATATTACGACAACTCCTGCTGTTGCTGCAACTGTCATGCATGGATTAAATCAGATCTCCAAGGAAGCTGTTTTGCAGGCACTGAAAGAACAGGCTGGGAAACCAGCTGAACAGGTTTTTGTGAATAGTGAAAAGTTGCCTAGCAATTCTATTGTGGAGTTCTTCACTGCTCTATGTGGTGTATCTGCAGAAGAACTAAAACAAAGTCCAGCTCGCATTTTCAGCTTGCAAAGGGCTGTTGAGATCAGTTACTACAATATTGCTCGTATACGTATG GTCTGGGCTAGAATATGGACTGTACTCGCAAATCATTTTATCTCTGCTGGCAGCCATGCTGATGAGAAGGTTGCTGTGTATGCAATAGATTCTTTGAGGCAGCTTGGTATGAAGTATTTGGAGCACGCTGAATTGACCAGTTTTACTTTCCAAAATGATATCCTTAAACCTTTTGTTGTTCTCATGCGGAATAGTCGAAGTGAAACCATAAGAAGCCTTATTGTGGACTGCATTGTTCAA CTGATTAAATCAAAGGTTGCAGGCATAAAGTCTGGATGGCAAAGTGTTTTTATGATTTTCACAGCTGCTGCGGATGATGATTTGGAATCAATTATTGAAAAGGCATTTGAGAATGTGGAACAGA TTTTACTGGAACGATTTGATCAAATTGTTGGAGATTGTTTTATGGACTGCATCAACTGTCTTATTAGGTTTGCCAACAATAAAACTTCCCACCACATTAGTTTGAAGGCTGTTGCCCTTCTCCGTATATGTGAAAATCGTCTTGCAGAG GGACGTATACCTGGTGGAGCTCTGAAACCGACTAATGTTGATGCTGAGTATTATTGGTTCCCAATGCTGGCTGGTTTATCGGATCTAACATCAGATTTGAGACCAGAGGTTAGGAGTTGTGCGCTTGAAGTTTTGTTTGATTTGGTGAATGAAAGAGGTAGGAAGTTCTCAACTCCATTTTGGGAAAGCATTTTCCATCGTGTCTTGTTTCCCATATTTGATCATGTGAGACATGCTGGGGAGGAAAGCTTATTTTCTGCCGGAGATGAGTGGCTTCGTGAAAGTAGCATTCACTCACTTCAGTTGCTGTGCAACCTTTTCAACACTTTTTACAAG GAGGTGTGCTTTATGCTGCCACCACTCTTGAGTTTGCTGTTGGACTGTGCTAAAAAGACAGACCAAATGGTGGTTTCAATTTCTCTTAGTGCGTTGGTGCATCTCATAGAGGTTGGTGGAAACCAGTTCAGTGAGAGTGACTGGGATTTGTTGTTGAAGAGCATAAG AGATGCATCATACACAACACAACTGCTTGAGCTACTCAATGAGTTGGGTCTAGAGAATCCCATGAACCCTTCAATTGCACTAGGGGATTTAAAGGTTTATACAAGTGGTGAAGTCCGGCAGTTTGATTCTACTGATAACGGGAAGATTTCACCACTTGCATCACTGAGTTCAGGTAATAATAGCAGCACAAGGGATACTAATGCATCACTTTCACAAGATCACCATCAAGAATCTGGGTTACAATCTGAAG GTGTTCCCTCACCATCAGATAAAGCTCAGAAGTCTGCTGAAGCTGCAAGCCTCCAACGAAGCCAGACAATAGGTCAAAGAATTATGGGGAATATGATGGATAACATATTTCTTAGAAGTCGTTCCGCAAAAGCAAAGAGTGGCACATCAGATATTCCGGCTCCTTCTTCACCACCAAAG CTTCCTGAGGCtgttgaacctgaagccaaagatGAAGAGGAAAGTCCACTGATGACTACTGTTAGGGGCAAGTGCATCACTCAGTTAATACTTCTTGGTGCTATTGATGGCATTCAG AAAAGGTATTGGGAGAATTTGAAAGAACCTCAGAAAATTGCCATAATGGACATTTTGTTATCCTTGGTAGAATTTGCTGCATCATATAATTCATACTCTAACCTCAGAACACGTATGCAACACATTCCTGCAGAAAG GCCCCCTCTAAATCTTCTTCGCCAGGAACTGGCAGGAACTTGCATTTATCTGGATGTCTTGCACAAAACAACTTCAGGATTTAATGACAATAATGGGCAACTTCTAGAACCTAAAAGTTCTCACGATACTGATGTATCTTCAGACAACAATGGTTCGGAATTGGCTGAACATTCTTATGAAGAAACAAAATTGGAAGGAATAGCAGAAGAGAAGCTGGTCTCTTTCTGTGCACAGGTACTCAGGGACACATCTGACCTCCAATCTACAATAGGGGAAACAAGTTCCGTGGATATTCATCGAGTTCTGGATTTGCGGTCTCCAGTTATCGTTAAG GTACTTAAAGGCATGTGTTTCATGAACAATAAGATTTTCAGGAATCACCTCGGGGTGTTCTATCCATTGCTTACAAAACTTATTTGCTGTGACCAG ATGGATATTCGTGGAGCACTAGGTGATCTTTTTAGGGTGCAGTTGAAAGCTCTCCTACCGTAA